The DNA sequence TTGGGGGGCAAAGCGGTAGAGCATGTCGACCCGCCAGCCATTGCCCTGGGTGGAAATATCGCCCCCGTTATGACGCAAGGACACGTCCGATGTTTCATGAATGACCCCCGCGCCGATCAGGACATTGTCGCCGCTCAGCCAGACCAACTGCGCCATGCCTACCTGCGTGTCATTGTCGATCTGTGTCGGCCCGTCATTGCCGCCGCGCGCCATGATGTTGGCATAGCCGACCTTCACATGAAGCCCCTTGCCCAGTGCAGGCACGGGGATGATCGCATTGGCCGGCGTGACAAAGGCCGTGACATTGTCATCGAATATATAGGAGGAACCCGTAGCCGCGACGAGATTATTATGGGCGTTATAGAGGCCGATCCGCGCCTGGACCGCGCCATATTGCTCGCTGCTGTTGAACCGTGCCATGAGACCGGAGTCGCCAAAGCTGCGATTGATGGCCGACGGCGCAGATATGGCTGCGTCGCCGGTCTGGCCTTCCGCCGAAACCGATCCGAGACAGCCCATGATGCAGGCTGTGATCGCCCATGGTCGCCACATCTCAGTCAAGCCGGGCATGGCCGTCGGCGACACCCTGCGTCCAGTAGCCCGACGCCTTGATGCGGGCGAGCGGTTGTCCCTTGTCGAGGACGACATCGCGAAGCGCGCGCGCTACACCGGCTTCGGCGGCGATCCATATGAAGCCCCGGCCCGCCGGCAATGCAAGTGCTGCCACAGCTTCCACCAGCGCGACCGGGTCATGGGCCAGGGCGGAGGGGCGATGCAGCCAGTGGATATCGTCGCCAGCCAGTTGGAGTTGCTCGTCGGCGTCCGTTACCGCAATCAAGGCCCGGATGGGTTTACCGGGCCATTCTTCGATGCGGCGTGCGATCGCGGGCAGGGCCGTTTCATCCCCGATCAGCCAATACCAGTCGCAATCGTCCGGCAGCAGGACCGACCCGCGGGGGCCACCTATTTCGATCCGGTCGCCAATCTTCGCTGTAATCGCCCAGGCCGTCGCCGGGCCGGCGGGATGATGGAGTGCAAAATCGAGTATCATGGTGCCGTCGGCAGGATCGAAGCCACGCGGCGTATAGTCGCGCATGATTGGCCGACCCGCGGATGGTCCATCCTGCGGGAGGAAAAGCTTGATATGATCGTCGGGCGAGGTGGAGACAAAGCCGCCAAAGTCGTCACATTTGAAATGGATGGAGAGATAATGGGGAGTCAACTGCCGCTTTTCCGCCACGGTAAGCGTGCGCCGGCGCGCGCCTTCATGCCGCATCCGCAGGGGGCCATTGTCACTCATATCATCTCCTTTCGCATCGAGCCGTCAGGCCCGCGCGTGACTTTCTATCGCTTGTTCCATGATGCCTATCGGCGATCCCCTGTGGGGCGCTAATCGCAATAAGGCGGCATTTGATAAGAAAGCTGGCGTCGCGCGGGGGCTGGTCTTGCTGCTGCTGGTCGCCTTGATCGCGCGTCTGTTGCCCGCCAGACTGTTCGACGCTTGACAGACGCCTTGATCGCGGTCAAATAAGAATTATTATTCTAATAATGATTATGTGAGTGGAGGGAAGATGCTGCGGCTGGTCTCCTTTTTTCGGCGTCTGACGCTGGTGCCGCAAGGCATCACGATCGTCACCGCCGCGTTCCTGCCGATCTTCGCGATCGTGTCGATGTTCCCCGCCGTGCCGGCGATCATCGATCATTTCGCGGCCGATCCCGATGCGCGCTGGAAAGTGCCGATGATGGTGTCCGCGCCGGGGCTGACGATCGCCCTGATCGCGCCTTTCGCCGGCTGGTTTGTCGACCGGATCGGGCGGCGGCCGCTGTTGATCGGGGCGACCCTGCTCTATGGCGTTTTCGGTACCGCGCCTTTCTTCCTCGACAGCCTGAACGCGGTGTTCGCCTCGCGCCTGTTGCTGGGCGTGGCGGAAGCGGCGATCCTGACCATCGTCAACACGTTGATCGGCGATTATTGGGAGGATGAGGGGCGGCGCGACTGGCTGATGTTGCAGGGCGTGGCCGGGCCGTTCCTGGCGAGCGGCGTCATCGCCCTGTCCGGGCCGGCGACGGCGATTCGCTGGAACGGCATCTTCCTGGTCTATCTGATCGCCTTCCCGATCTTCTTCGCGATGATGGCCTGGCTGTTCGAGCCGAAGCGGCAGGGGCAGACGGTAGCGGAAGTTGCCGATACGCCGCGGGCGACAACATCCTTTCCCTGGAAGCCGGTCGGCCTGCTGGGGCTGGTGACGCTCTGCGCGTCGGGCCTCTATTATGTGTTCATCATCAATGGCGGCCTGGCCTTTCGTGAAGTCGGCGTGACTGATCCGGCGACGCTGAGCGCCATGACCGCGCTGCCCAGCCTGTCGGTGATCGTCGGCGCGCTGATCTTCCGCGCGCTGGGCGGCCGGAGCAATGCGGTGCAACTGTCTGCCTTCTTCCTGATGCTCGGCCTTGGCTTGCTGGGCATCGGCATGGCGACCAGCGCGAAGTGGATGGTTGCGGCGCTGGTGGTGCAGCAGACGGGTGCGGGCATGGCGGTGCCGTCGCTGATCGCCTGGGCGCAGACCAAGCTGCCCTTCGAACATCGCGGGCGCGGCATGGGGGTGTGGACCGCCTGCTTC is a window from the Sphingobium sp. CAP-1 genome containing:
- a CDS encoding autotransporter domain-containing protein encodes the protein MPGLTEMWRPWAITACIMGCLGSVSAEGQTGDAAISAPSAINRSFGDSGLMARFNSSEQYGAVQARIGLYNAHNNLVAATGSSYIFDDNVTAFVTPANAIIPVPALGKGLHVKVGYANIMARGGNDGPTQIDNDTQVGMAQLVWLSGDNVLIGAGVIHETSDVSLRHNGGDISTQGNGWRVDMLYRFAPQWGASLRVSQLGGDADSIMPNVRFGAIRNRQNFRRRYSEAALIGTYRKRQLGGIPHGWVMRPALAFVWQDSKFDRSVNSLAASVAGRREDYMLGIATIRLEKDGFRPWNPVPYGEAGLESEVRNTIAKNEHDPSSLYLKTGVAMNLGGKGRLDLYAARRDSLKGSFQSTTFNLLLSMAF
- a CDS encoding siderophore-interacting protein encodes the protein MSDNGPLRMRHEGARRRTLTVAEKRQLTPHYLSIHFKCDDFGGFVSTSPDDHIKLFLPQDGPSAGRPIMRDYTPRGFDPADGTMILDFALHHPAGPATAWAITAKIGDRIEIGGPRGSVLLPDDCDWYWLIGDETALPAIARRIEEWPGKPIRALIAVTDADEQLQLAGDDIHWLHRPSALAHDPVALVEAVAALALPAGRGFIWIAAEAGVARALRDVVLDKGQPLARIKASGYWTQGVADGHARLD
- a CDS encoding MFS transporter; the protein is MLRLVSFFRRLTLVPQGITIVTAAFLPIFAIVSMFPAVPAIIDHFAADPDARWKVPMMVSAPGLTIALIAPFAGWFVDRIGRRPLLIGATLLYGVFGTAPFFLDSLNAVFASRLLLGVAEAAILTIVNTLIGDYWEDEGRRDWLMLQGVAGPFLASGVIALSGPATAIRWNGIFLVYLIAFPIFFAMMAWLFEPKRQGQTVAEVADTPRATTSFPWKPVGLLGLVTLCASGLYYVFIINGGLAFREVGVTDPATLSAMTALPSLSVIVGALIFRALGGRSNAVQLSAFFLMLGLGLLGIGMATSAKWMVAALVVQQTGAGMAVPSLIAWAQTKLPFEHRGRGMGVWTACFFFGQFSSPFLVHKLNDATGTMQGAFTTAGLIGLALAAILFLFLERPARGAAAKLEAA